The genome window TCACTGCGGAGATATTGGCGCGGGCAACGTCGTCAAGCTCGTGAATAACATGCTGGCATTCATCCACATGATGGGAGCTGCCGAGGCCATGGTGCTTGGCGCCAAAGCCGGTGTCGATCCCAACATCATCTGGCAAGCTGTGAAAGCGAGCAGTGGCGGTAGTTTCGTGTGGGAATCCGGCACCCGCGCCATCCTGCGCGACAAGCTCGCCCCGACCTTCACCATCGACTTGGCCAGCAAAGATATCGGACTGGCGGTCGATCTCGGGAAAGATTTCGGCGTGCCGTTGAAAATGGGCACCGCCGCGCAAGAACTGATCAAATTCTATCAAGCCAACGGCTACGCCAAGGAAGACGTCTTGGCCACGGTCAAAGAGCTGGAAAAACAAACCGGCACCGTCGTGCGCGGGACGTGGAAGGAATAGGCACTAGTCCTGAGTGCTGAGCACGGCAGGGCTCATAGCCGAAAACAAGCGCCTCTGTATTTTCCGATCTCAGGACTCAGTACTCATAACTCAGGACTCAAGCTATGCGCGAAACCAATAATTTACATGTTGTCGATACCTCGCCGCTCATCACCCCGACCGAGCTGAAACGGGAACTACCCATGACGGAACGTGTGGCGGAACTTGTCGCCGCCACACGGGGCACCATCCGCGCCATTTTTCAGGCCGAGGACCCGCGAGTGCTGGCCGTCGTTGGCCCGTGTTCCATCCATGATGTTGACGCTGCATCGGACTACGCCGAACGCTTGCTCAAAGTCAGCCAGGAATTCAAAGAGACGCTTCTCATCGTCATGCGCGTCTATTTCGAGAAGCCACGAACAACGACGGGCTGGAAGGGGCTTATCAATGATCCACACCTCGATGGCAGCCACGACATGCACACTGGCCTGCGTTCGGCGAGAAAACTTTTGCTCGACCTCGCTCGGGCTGGCCTCCCCTCGGCCACGGAAATGCTTGACCCCATCACGCCTCAATATCTCGCCGAACTCGTCACCTGGACCGGCATCGGTGCGCGTACCAGCGAGAGCCAAACGCATCGTGAAATGGCGTCGGGATTATCCATGCCGGTCGGGTTCAAGAACAGCACGGATGGCAGTATTGCTCCGGCAGTGAACGCCATCAGCGCCGCCATGCAGCCGCATCGCTTTCTTGGCATTGATGGCGACGGAAAAGTGAGCGTGGTCAGTACGACCGGCAACCCTGACA of Deltaproteobacteria bacterium contains these proteins:
- a CDS encoding 3-deoxy-7-phosphoheptulonate synthase — translated: MRETNNLHVVDTSPLITPTELKRELPMTERVAELVAATRGTIRAIFQAEDPRVLAVVGPCSIHDVDAASDYAERLLKVSQEFKETLLIVMRVYFEKPRTTTGWKGLINDPHLDGSHDMHTGLRSARKLLLDLARAGLPSATEMLDPITPQYLAELVTWTGIGARTSESQTHREMASGLSMPVGFKNSTDGSIAPAVNAISAAMQPHRFLGIDGDGKVSVVSTTGNPDSHLVLRGGSNAPNYDAESVGIAAKVLQQSNLCTRIMVDCSHGNAQKDFRKQPAALASVASQIRAGSPYLAGVMIESNLVAGKQPFPAPRSQLIYGQSITDPCVDFPVTHTMLRELAEAAAARPTRRLH